The Prevotella melaninogenica genome window below encodes:
- a CDS encoding glucosaminidase domain-containing protein, with amino-acid sequence MKRYIFLFISFLYMFSTVASGQARWNQVYQSYIDQYKDMAIEGMLKYGVPASITLAQGLLESGAGRGRLVLLGNNHFGIKCHGWLGRTISHDDDAKGECFRAYDSALESFEDHCKFLRDRPRYRSLFSLDRSDYRGWAYGLKRAGYATNPVYAQSLINLIELYKLYEYDKAKSYDRFMAHHSGENSVVRGIENGRPNPVQVLGAHPINKYNDNYYVIVRQGDSFKSLSKELEISVGKLAKYNERDKHERLIPGEYIWLKKKQKKGPKEFKKRPYYVRKSESLYDIAQRYGIRLKSLVKKNEKIAERGLRIGDEVILY; translated from the coding sequence ATGAAGCGATATATCTTCCTTTTTATCTCATTCCTCTATATGTTTTCTACCGTAGCGTCGGGACAGGCAAGATGGAATCAAGTTTATCAATCCTATATTGATCAGTATAAAGACATGGCTATTGAAGGTATGCTGAAGTATGGCGTACCTGCAAGTATCACGTTAGCACAAGGTTTGCTCGAGAGTGGGGCAGGGCGTGGAAGACTTGTTCTTCTTGGTAATAATCACTTTGGTATCAAATGTCATGGTTGGCTGGGTCGTACAATTTCGCATGATGATGATGCAAAAGGAGAATGTTTCCGTGCGTATGATAGTGCGTTAGAAAGTTTCGAAGATCATTGTAAGTTTCTTCGTGACCGTCCCCGTTATAGAAGTCTGTTCAGTTTGGATAGATCCGATTACCGTGGTTGGGCGTATGGGTTGAAGCGAGCAGGTTATGCTACTAATCCTGTCTATGCACAGAGTCTCATTAATCTTATTGAGCTTTATAAGCTTTACGAGTATGATAAGGCGAAAAGTTACGATCGCTTTATGGCTCATCATAGTGGTGAGAATTCTGTTGTTCGTGGCATAGAAAATGGTCGTCCAAATCCTGTTCAGGTTTTGGGTGCACATCCTATCAATAAATACAATGACAACTATTATGTTATTGTAAGACAGGGAGATTCTTTTAAGTCGTTAAGTAAAGAATTAGAAATTAGTGTAGGTAAGTTGGCTAAGTACAATGAACGTGATAAGCATGAACGTCTGATTCCTGGAGAGTATATCTGGTTGAAGAAGAAACAAAAGAAAGGTCCGAAGGAGTTTAAGAAGCGTCCATATTATGTACGTAAGTCAGAGAGTTTGTACGATATTGCACAACGTTATGGTATTCGTTTGAAGAGTCTTGTGAAGAAGAACGAAAAGATTGCCGAGCGTGGTCTGAGAATTGGCGATGAAGTGATATTATACTAA
- a CDS encoding 2-amino-4-hydroxy-6-hydroxymethyldihydropteridine diphosphokinase yields MKTIIALGSNSNQEENIFKAQTLLKQRFEGVKFSDTQWTEPIGIKSDKFLNCIGTFDTILSLTQVIQCLKKIEQTMGDSHENHQIGKVLIDIDLAQYGEKIVKKIIWL; encoded by the coding sequence ATGAAGACAATCATTGCACTTGGCTCAAATTCTAATCAGGAGGAGAATATTTTCAAAGCTCAGACACTGCTGAAACAACGTTTCGAGGGTGTCAAATTCTCTGATACACAATGGACTGAACCGATTGGAATAAAGTCTGACAAATTCTTGAATTGTATAGGAACTTTTGATACAATATTATCTCTCACCCAAGTAATACAATGCTTAAAGAAGATAGAACAAACTATGGGTGACTCTCACGAAAATCATCAAATAGGAAAAGTTCTGATTGATATTGACCTTGCACAATATGGCGAGAAGATTGTAAAAAAGATAATATGGCTATAA
- a CDS encoding tetratricopeptide repeat protein encodes MAIRRTGKLIITLLLCLTTSIPAFAQKSKDAEELGKALEYFTSAKYHEALLIFQRLDKEYKLNERFKAYIGLCYYHDWDYEASVKYLEGVMPKLEVFAPHERSVYYYTTAESKFNLKQYKEAIPYYEKTLTVCYEREKGDVYYRLGLCNMFLQSWKPAYDQYMNAEKIYNQYKQEENVQGRLAQIKRMAAACWTNYEATLPKDSLSKITDSTTNKDNETTQLKNISTIINSLISTMLLPSTTPDNVKDIIKKEEKIKLEK; translated from the coding sequence ATGGCTATAAGAAGAACTGGAAAATTAATCATAACGCTTCTGCTATGCCTTACAACTTCTATCCCTGCATTTGCACAAAAGAGCAAGGATGCTGAAGAATTAGGGAAAGCACTGGAATACTTTACTTCAGCAAAGTATCATGAAGCCCTGCTTATCTTTCAGCGATTGGATAAAGAATATAAGCTTAATGAACGTTTTAAGGCTTATATAGGCCTTTGCTATTACCATGATTGGGATTATGAAGCATCAGTTAAATACTTAGAGGGTGTTATGCCTAAATTGGAAGTATTTGCGCCACATGAGCGGTCAGTCTACTATTATACAACTGCAGAAAGTAAGTTCAACTTAAAGCAATATAAGGAAGCTATCCCCTATTATGAGAAAACACTAACCGTATGTTATGAACGAGAAAAAGGAGATGTCTATTATCGGTTAGGGCTATGCAATATGTTTCTTCAATCATGGAAACCAGCATACGACCAATACATGAATGCTGAAAAGATTTATAACCAGTATAAACAGGAAGAAAATGTGCAGGGACGACTTGCACAGATAAAACGTATGGCTGCTGCTTGTTGGACAAATTATGAGGCTACATTGCCTAAGGATTCTTTGTCGAAAATAACAGACAGCACGACCAATAAAGATAATGAGACGACGCAATTAAAAAACATATCGACAATTATCAACTCATTGATTTCTACGATGTTATTACCATCTACAACGCCAGATAATGTAAAAGATATTATCAAAAAAGAAGAGAAAATAAAACTTGAAAAATAA
- a CDS encoding aminotransferase class I/II-fold pyridoxal phosphate-dependent enzyme, with the protein MERNRVLLCLAHMSGNEMRYIQEAFDTNWVVPLGPNVNGFEDDLRRFSASVSPSDERRNFLEKEDYPQTIMAHEDNPDNLWKESLPGLEDKRIVALCSGTSAVHLALVALGVKAGDEVICQSFTFCASSHPVTYLGATPVFVDSEKETWNLDPALLEEAIKDRIAKTGKKPKAIIVVYLYGMPAKIKEILAVADKYDIPVVEDAAEGLGSRYERQVCGTFGEYGVLSFNGNKMITTSGGGALVCPNEEVRNNVMFYATQAREGYPYYQHEKIGFNYRMSNVCAGIGRGQMTVLDEHIAHHRHIAHLYEEAFSKIDGITFHANPSPEFDSNFWLNTMVLDPSVKVKGQENAYKTTVQGAVGGAAGVIHSVDNAHTDCEPNANVEAMRVFLDKANIESRPLWKPMHKQPCYKDCPAYVNGVSESLFKVGMCLPSGPLVTDDDVKYIVEKIKETME; encoded by the coding sequence ATGGAAAGAAATCGTGTTTTACTTTGTCTCGCTCACATGAGTGGTAACGAGATGAGATACATCCAAGAGGCGTTTGACACCAATTGGGTGGTGCCATTGGGACCAAATGTCAATGGCTTTGAAGATGACTTGAGACGTTTCTCAGCCTCTGTAAGTCCTTCAGATGAAAGAAGAAACTTCCTTGAAAAAGAGGACTATCCACAGACAATTATGGCGCATGAGGATAATCCTGATAATCTTTGGAAGGAGTCTTTACCAGGGTTGGAGGATAAGCGTATTGTAGCACTCTGTTCTGGTACCTCTGCTGTACACCTCGCTTTAGTAGCATTGGGAGTTAAAGCTGGCGATGAGGTCATTTGCCAGAGTTTTACCTTCTGTGCCAGTTCACATCCAGTAACTTATCTTGGTGCAACTCCTGTGTTTGTTGACTCAGAGAAGGAAACATGGAATCTTGACCCTGCACTTTTGGAGGAAGCTATTAAGGATAGAATTGCTAAGACCGGTAAGAAACCTAAAGCAATCATTGTAGTTTATCTTTATGGTATGCCTGCAAAGATAAAAGAAATTCTTGCAGTAGCAGATAAATATGATATCCCTGTTGTAGAGGATGCCGCAGAGGGTTTAGGTTCAAGATACGAAAGACAGGTATGTGGTACCTTTGGCGAGTATGGTGTTCTCTCATTTAATGGAAACAAGATGATTACTACATCAGGTGGTGGTGCACTTGTTTGTCCTAATGAAGAGGTTCGTAATAATGTGATGTTCTATGCAACACAGGCTCGTGAGGGTTATCCATACTATCAGCATGAGAAGATTGGTTTCAACTATCGTATGAGTAATGTTTGTGCTGGTATCGGTCGTGGTCAGATGACAGTCTTGGATGAGCATATTGCTCATCACCGTCATATTGCTCATTTGTATGAAGAGGCTTTCAGTAAGATAGATGGTATTACCTTCCATGCAAACCCCTCACCAGAGTTTGATTCTAACTTCTGGCTGAACACAATGGTTCTTGACCCTTCTGTTAAGGTGAAAGGTCAGGAGAATGCATATAAGACTACAGTACAGGGAGCAGTTGGTGGTGCAGCTGGTGTTATTCATTCAGTAGATAATGCACATACTGATTGTGAACCAAATGCTAATGTTGAGGCTATGCGTGTCTTCCTTGATAAAGCCAATATTGAGAGCCGTCCTCTTTGGAAGCCAATGCACAAGCAGCCATGTTATAAGGATTGTCCAGCATACGTAAATGGTGTGAGCGAAAGTCTTTTCAAAGTAGGTATGTGTTTACCAAGTGGACCATTAGTAACAGATGATGATGTGAAATATATTGTGGAGAAGATAAAAGAGACAATGGAATAA
- a CDS encoding sugar transferase gives MFLKWSFDKLASLFGLLFLSPVLLVVAILIKVKMPGPILFCQKRVGQYGKLFTVYKFRSMTVKAEASVASRDSEATSIASTEQCRITPLGEKLRRYKLDELPELWNVLKGDMSFVGPRPDVPGYADQLQGEERDILKLKPGITGPASLKYRNEEELLASVENPAQYNDEVIFPDKVKLNLYYLKNYSFIKDIQMIVCTVLGKKMDYAGEKI, from the coding sequence ATGTTTTTAAAATGGTCATTTGATAAACTCGCATCTTTGTTTGGTTTGCTATTCCTTAGTCCGGTATTATTGGTAGTAGCAATTCTAATCAAGGTGAAGATGCCTGGTCCTATTTTGTTTTGTCAGAAGAGAGTGGGGCAGTATGGTAAACTGTTTACTGTATATAAGTTCAGATCGATGACTGTCAAGGCAGAGGCTTCTGTAGCAAGTAGGGATTCAGAAGCAACTTCTATTGCTTCAACTGAACAGTGCCGCATCACACCACTTGGCGAGAAACTTAGACGTTATAAGTTAGATGAGCTACCAGAACTCTGGAATGTTCTCAAAGGTGATATGAGTTTTGTCGGTCCACGTCCAGACGTTCCTGGTTATGCCGATCAGTTGCAAGGAGAAGAAAGAGATATTTTGAAGTTAAAGCCTGGAATAACAGGTCCAGCCAGCTTGAAATATAGAAATGAGGAAGAACTCTTAGCTTCTGTTGAGAATCCTGCTCAATATAATGATGAGGTTATTTTCCCTGATAAAGTCAAGTTAAACCTCTATTATTTAAAGAACTATTCCTTTATAAAAGATATTCAAATGATTGTCTGTACAGTTCTCGGAAAAAAGATGGACTATGCAGGTGAAAAAATATAA
- a CDS encoding GNAT family N-acetyltransferase, translated as MLYKIAHILRDKLPWIWDIIGIINSFLFGLRYGSKMKNVQNILSHFTKTTDEAGNALSYRIESLGKDNLPMLAKMFAEQPASAFDFFKPHGFDELSLNKLAKDKSFLAYIVVAEGAVQQKICVGYFFQRSFFWGKSFRGYMTDYRWQRRGINKMMNLCATEISSLLGLRVFGTIAPDNIASMKSAQTANDIQIIERLPNGDYYVEYRPKKD; from the coding sequence ATGCTTTATAAAATAGCACATATCCTACGTGACAAATTACCTTGGATCTGGGATATTATAGGGATTATCAATTCCTTCCTTTTTGGATTAAGGTATGGAAGTAAAATGAAGAATGTTCAGAATATTCTTTCTCATTTTACTAAAACTACAGATGAGGCTGGTAATGCACTTTCCTATAGGATAGAGAGCCTTGGTAAGGATAATCTTCCTATGTTGGCAAAGATGTTTGCAGAACAGCCTGCGTCAGCCTTTGACTTCTTTAAACCTCATGGTTTCGATGAACTATCATTGAACAAGTTAGCAAAAGATAAAAGTTTTCTTGCTTATATCGTTGTTGCAGAAGGAGCTGTTCAACAAAAAATATGTGTTGGATATTTCTTCCAGCGGAGTTTCTTTTGGGGGAAATCCTTTCGTGGGTATATGACAGATTATCGTTGGCAACGTCGTGGAATCAATAAAATGATGAATCTATGTGCAACAGAGATTTCTTCATTGTTAGGTCTTAGGGTTTTTGGAACAATTGCGCCAGATAATATTGCTTCTATGAAATCTGCTCAGACTGCTAATGATATTCAGATTATTGAAAGATTACCTAATGGAGATTACTATGTAGAGTACAGACCTAAAAAGGATTAA
- a CDS encoding glycosyltransferase family 4 protein — MKKKLIRVTTADISLNSLLEGQLKFLNQYFEVVGVAKDTGVLKEVSEREGIRVVDAPLERPISLVKDIKGLWFLYRLFRKEKPWCVHANTPKGSLLAMIAAWFACVPHRIYTVTGLRYQGAHGMLRTILKTMERLSCLFATNVIPEGQGVLHALQEDCITKKPLRVIWNGNINGIDTEFFLPVENTNDTSDTFSFVFIGRMVKDKGIHELTECMRQLNCRLILVGTFEEENAVSESDKEFLTTSDKVKFVDWQSDVRPFLAQADALVFPSYREGFPNVPMQAGAMGLPSIVTNINGCNEIIKDGLNGKIIAAPLKEGSEVMQQALLNTMKWFIEHPEEAKRMGRNARPMIRERYEQKDIWKALKEFYDAL, encoded by the coding sequence ATGAAGAAGAAATTAATTCGCGTTACAACTGCGGACATATCCTTAAATAGTTTACTAGAAGGACAGCTGAAGTTTTTGAACCAATACTTTGAAGTTGTTGGTGTTGCAAAAGATACTGGTGTTCTGAAGGAGGTTAGTGAGCGAGAGGGAATCCGTGTGGTAGATGCTCCGTTAGAACGTCCTATTAGTTTAGTGAAAGATATCAAGGGTTTATGGTTCTTGTATCGTCTGTTTCGTAAGGAGAAGCCATGGTGTGTGCATGCTAATACTCCTAAGGGAAGTTTGTTGGCAATGATTGCTGCGTGGTTTGCATGTGTTCCGCATAGGATATATACCGTTACTGGCTTACGTTATCAGGGTGCTCATGGCATGTTGAGGACGATTCTTAAGACAATGGAACGATTGTCATGTCTTTTTGCCACAAATGTAATTCCAGAAGGGCAAGGGGTATTACATGCCTTGCAAGAGGATTGTATCACAAAGAAGCCGTTGCGGGTGATTTGGAATGGAAATATTAATGGTATTGATACAGAGTTCTTTTTGCCTGTAGAGAATACTAATGATACGTCAGATACTTTTAGCTTCGTCTTTATTGGAAGAATGGTTAAAGATAAAGGTATACATGAGCTTACGGAGTGTATGCGACAACTGAATTGTCGGTTAATATTGGTTGGTACTTTTGAGGAGGAGAATGCCGTTTCGGAATCAGATAAGGAGTTTTTGACAACTTCTGACAAGGTGAAGTTTGTCGACTGGCAAAGTGATGTTCGTCCTTTCTTGGCTCAAGCTGATGCACTTGTCTTCCCAAGTTATCGTGAAGGATTCCCTAATGTGCCAATGCAAGCTGGTGCTATGGGATTGCCTTCTATTGTTACGAATATCAATGGCTGTAATGAAATTATTAAAGATGGTCTGAATGGTAAAATTATAGCTGCCCCTCTTAAAGAAGGGTCTGAAGTTATGCAACAGGCTTTGCTTAATACTATGAAATGGTTTATTGAGCATCCTGAAGAGGCTAAACGTATGGGACGCAATGCACGTCCAATGATACGTGAAAGGTATGAGCAGAAGGATATTTGGAAGGCTTTAAAAGAGTTTTACGATGCTTTATAA
- a CDS encoding glycosyltransferase family 4 protein, translated as MRILQVITSLDMGGAETLVVNLIPRLQALGNTVGLCIFNGKETPLTYRLKKESPQTKVYALGHGVYNPLYIFKLVKIMKNYDIIHTHNSSPQLFVAIANLFCSQKLVSTEHTTSNRKRDWKWYAPIESWMYGQYNHVICISQIAEEKLREYMGGAWLDKVNPKYKQISTINNGVDVKAISNATPDNNLLLLKGKRKAALMVAGFRDAKDQDTIVKALGLLNNSDFEVWFAGVGIRQEIVKQLADSLGVSERVRFLGLRTDIPNVLRAADVIVMSSHWEGLSLSNVEGMSAHKPFIASDVNGLKEVTKGYGILFPHEDAKALAEEINRLASDETYYNEIAERCYNRALEFDISKTVNGYNSVYETVVL; from the coding sequence ATGAGAATACTTCAAGTCATAACATCTTTGGATATGGGAGGCGCTGAAACGTTGGTGGTTAATTTGATACCAAGGTTGCAGGCTTTGGGGAATACGGTGGGTTTATGTATCTTTAATGGAAAAGAGACACCATTGACCTATAGATTGAAGAAAGAGAGTCCACAGACAAAGGTATATGCGTTAGGACATGGGGTTTATAATCCACTCTATATATTTAAATTAGTAAAGATAATGAAGAATTATGATATTATTCATACGCATAATTCTTCACCGCAACTGTTTGTAGCAATCGCCAATTTATTTTGTTCTCAAAAGTTGGTCTCTACGGAGCATACAACTTCTAATCGTAAACGTGATTGGAAATGGTATGCACCAATTGAGAGCTGGATGTATGGACAGTATAATCATGTTATCTGTATAAGTCAGATTGCTGAAGAAAAATTGCGAGAATACATGGGAGGTGCTTGGTTGGATAAGGTCAATCCCAAGTATAAGCAAATCTCAACAATTAATAATGGGGTAGATGTTAAAGCTATCAGTAATGCTACTCCTGATAATAATTTATTATTATTGAAGGGAAAAAGGAAGGCTGCTTTGATGGTTGCTGGGTTTCGAGATGCAAAAGATCAGGATACGATTGTTAAAGCTTTAGGATTACTCAATAACAGTGACTTTGAGGTTTGGTTTGCTGGTGTTGGTATACGTCAAGAAATTGTTAAGCAGTTAGCAGATTCGCTTGGTGTAAGTGAGCGAGTTAGATTCTTAGGCTTACGTACTGATATTCCAAATGTCCTGAGAGCAGCAGATGTTATCGTGATGTCTTCTCATTGGGAAGGGTTGAGCCTTAGTAATGTAGAGGGAATGAGTGCACATAAGCCTTTTATAGCCTCTGATGTTAATGGCTTGAAAGAAGTAACTAAGGGATATGGTATTCTTTTCCCACATGAGGATGCAAAGGCATTGGCAGAAGAAATTAACCGATTAGCAAGTGATGAAACTTATTATAACGAGATTGCAGAACGCTGTTATAATAGAGCCTTGGAGTTTGATATTTCAAAAACGGTTAATGGCTATAACTCTGTATATGAAACAGTAGTGTTGTAA
- a CDS encoding glucosamine inositolphosphorylceramide transferase family protein translates to MFLKKKIKKLTEERWNVGFIQNSIEDILNNFPLKVNWVKHNYKNSWFADPFILDVSEKKIELLVEDFFKPANKGRISKLTIDKASSVLQSCDVILDLTTHLSFPFIIRQEDPLSLFIRDIDTHVNSFNEPYVYILPENGESGHLSIYRYFPLSNKIDFLHSVLDEGVEDAVPFFIDNQTFLFCTPRKNPNGNILYIYKWHSEEKKFIFLKSVSFKENVARMSGAFFYYNNKLIRPTQECNLQYGHAVTLQETNIRNFSFKELRRIYSTHPILNVGSHTFNSYKNIIVTDTLGFDRMWIRKILKRFNLI, encoded by the coding sequence ATGTTTCTAAAAAAGAAAATTAAGAAACTAACAGAAGAACGTTGGAATGTTGGTTTTATTCAGAATTCTATAGAAGACATATTGAATAATTTCCCTTTAAAAGTGAATTGGGTTAAACATAATTATAAAAATTCATGGTTTGCGGATCCATTTATTTTGGATGTATCTGAAAAGAAAATAGAACTTTTAGTAGAAGATTTTTTTAAGCCAGCAAATAAAGGTAGAATATCTAAGCTAACAATAGATAAAGCTTCTAGCGTCTTGCAGAGTTGTGATGTAATCCTTGATTTAACGACACACCTTTCTTTTCCTTTTATCATAAGGCAAGAAGACCCTTTGTCTCTTTTTATTAGAGATATAGATACTCATGTAAATTCTTTTAATGAACCTTATGTATATATCTTACCTGAAAATGGGGAAAGTGGACATTTAAGCATATATAGATATTTTCCACTATCAAATAAAATCGATTTTTTACACAGTGTATTGGATGAAGGTGTTGAGGATGCTGTTCCTTTCTTTATTGATAATCAAACTTTTTTATTCTGTACTCCGAGAAAGAATCCTAATGGAAATATCCTATATATATATAAATGGCATTCTGAAGAAAAAAAGTTTATTTTCTTGAAATCAGTTTCTTTTAAGGAAAATGTTGCTCGTATGTCTGGAGCTTTCTTTTATTATAATAATAAGCTTATACGCCCGACACAAGAATGTAATTTGCAGTATGGGCACGCAGTCACATTACAAGAAACAAATATAAGAAATTTCAGTTTCAAAGAGCTTAGAAGGATTTATTCTACACATCCTATTTTGAATGTCGGAAGTCATACGTTTAACTCTTATAAGAATATTATAGTTACAGATACTTTAGGATTTGATAGGATGTGGATACGTAAGATATTAAAGCGATTTAATTTAATATAA
- a CDS encoding glycosyltransferase family A protein — protein MITVLTPTYNRASLLINLYQSLTKQDFEDFEWVIVDDGSTDTTTDIVDKFIKEQKIVITYIQQLNGGKHKALNRGVKEAKGELILIVDSDDSLPQNSLSIIQRYYLDIKDNPLIGGICGLMAHHDGTVIGKRNVSLPINISSIEMRYKYGFVGDVCEVFKIDVLREFPFPEFDNERFCPEDLVLNRIAKKFKLLFINDVIYLRDYLEGGLTSKIVKIRMQSPIASMMCYAEILQNDIPYIYKLKAAINYWRFRYCYHGKGSFPKIRGIWNVVSLIGWGMHIKDVYLLDK, from the coding sequence ATGATTACAGTTTTAACACCTACTTATAATAGGGCTTCTTTACTTATTAATTTATATCAAAGTCTTACAAAACAGGACTTTGAAGATTTTGAATGGGTTATTGTTGATGATGGTTCAACAGATACTACTACAGATATCGTAGATAAGTTTATAAAAGAACAGAAAATAGTTATAACTTACATACAGCAGCTTAATGGAGGTAAGCATAAAGCCCTAAATAGAGGAGTTAAAGAAGCAAAAGGTGAACTTATTCTTATTGTTGATAGTGATGATAGTTTACCTCAAAATTCTTTATCTATTATACAGCGTTATTATTTGGATATAAAAGATAACCCTTTAATTGGGGGGATATGTGGTTTGATGGCCCATCACGATGGGACCGTTATCGGAAAGCGGAACGTTTCTTTACCGATAAATATAAGTTCTATAGAAATGCGTTATAAATATGGATTTGTAGGAGATGTTTGTGAAGTGTTTAAAATAGATGTTTTGCGAGAGTTCCCTTTCCCGGAGTTTGATAATGAAAGGTTTTGCCCAGAAGATTTAGTTTTAAATAGAATAGCAAAAAAATTTAAGTTACTATTTATTAATGATGTTATCTATTTGCGTGATTATTTAGAGGGAGGACTAACATCGAAAATAGTAAAGATACGTATGCAAAGCCCTATTGCTTCTATGATGTGTTATGCAGAAATTTTACAAAACGATATCCCATATATTTATAAATTAAAAGCTGCAATAAATTATTGGCGATTTAGATACTGTTATCATGGTAAAGGTTCTTTTCCGAAAATAAGAGGGATATGGAATGTTGTGTCACTAATAGGTTGGGGAATGCATATAAAGGATGTTTATCTTTTAGATAAATAA
- a CDS encoding EpsG family protein, translated as MIVYLFIFILVLFINSLAIKYNYNRDRALFFSLVILAVFVGLSDMLGGYDRYIYASLFDDIADITRVGGNYKDASIFTLYPSEIGYIGSNVLISFITSNRYIFILLYTLIIYFLYYFSLKKYCINYPFAIMLFMGLMFFFTFTYFRQMVGVGIAWFAIRYVYKKELYKFIICVLVAASFHNSAIILFPLYFLPIKRFSQRSIIIIMSICLVLGLSGGPSALFRLYGDVTDMQYRTDSYAEQETGFRYEYIIEAFVFLYFILKNYSLIPTTKKNIVLLNTSLGFCAILLLFVLSLNGGRLGWYYLIGVISTLSLIANNIKSNNLTRKIIPIICFLLFFRIVYYWGFLLSPYKTFFTNGVREYDPIYEKYEYDEKYSIDKFYR; from the coding sequence ATGATAGTCTATTTATTCATTTTTATTCTTGTTCTTTTCATTAACAGTTTAGCCATCAAGTATAATTACAATCGCGATAGGGCCTTGTTTTTCTCACTTGTGATATTGGCCGTTTTTGTAGGTCTGTCTGACATGCTTGGTGGATATGATAGATATATATATGCAAGTTTATTTGATGACATTGCTGATATTACTAGAGTAGGAGGAAATTATAAAGATGCTAGTATTTTTACATTATATCCATCTGAGATAGGTTATATTGGGAGTAATGTCTTGATTTCTTTTATTACAAGTAATAGGTATATATTTATTCTACTGTATACTTTGATAATTTATTTCCTATATTATTTTTCCCTAAAGAAGTATTGCATTAATTATCCATTTGCTATAATGCTTTTTATGGGACTTATGTTCTTCTTTACATTCACTTATTTTAGACAAATGGTGGGAGTAGGTATTGCTTGGTTTGCTATTAGATATGTTTATAAGAAAGAATTGTACAAATTCATAATATGCGTATTGGTTGCAGCCTCATTTCACAATTCTGCTATAATTTTATTCCCATTATATTTCTTACCAATCAAACGTTTTAGTCAACGAAGTATTATTATTATTATGAGTATATGTTTGGTTCTTGGTTTGTCTGGTGGTCCTTCTGCATTATTCAGATTATATGGTGATGTAACAGATATGCAATATCGAACAGATTCTTATGCGGAGCAAGAGACTGGCTTTAGATACGAATATATTATAGAAGCATTTGTTTTTTTATATTTCATATTAAAGAATTATTCTTTAATCCCAACTACGAAAAAAAATATAGTTCTACTCAATACATCTTTAGGATTCTGTGCAATATTATTACTTTTTGTTCTTTCTCTTAATGGTGGGCGATTAGGATGGTATTATTTGATAGGAGTAATAAGTACATTATCTTTGATTGCAAATAATATCAAGAGTAATAATCTAACGAGGAAAATTATTCCTATTATCTGTTTCTTACTTTTCTTCCGAATTGTGTATTATTGGGGTTTTTTGCTTTCTCCTTATAAAACATTCTTCACAAATGGTGTACGTGAATATGATCCTATCTACGAAAAATACGAGTATGATGAGAAATATTCTATAGATAAATTTTATCGTTGA